A window of Candidatus Paracaedimonas acanthamoebae genomic DNA:
AAGCTTCGAGTATTTTATCAGGTTGCAAAGCGAGGAAGTATTTCTGCTGCTGCAACAAGCTTAAAAATTGCTCAATCAGCCATTAGCCGCTCGATTGCAATGTTAGAAGAAGAGCTGGATACCCAACTGTTTATAAGGCTGGGTGGAGCTAAAGGTGTTATTCCCTCGGATTCAGGGCAGCTATTATTAAATACAGCAAAAAAGATATTCGACCTTGAAAATCTAGCCACAATAGAAATTGAAGATTTTAATAAAGAGCCCGCGGGTACCCTCAAAATCATTACGAGTTTGGGGACAATTAATTTTTGGCTTATTGAAATCTTGTCGGATTTTCTTAAACAATATCCCAAATTTAATTTTATTCTTGAAGGATATAATGATGTGATGGTTGAGTTCGAGGCAGCGGATGCTGATGTTGCCATAGGACCTTTGATCGCAAATGTGCCTGATTTGATCCAAGAATATTTAATGTCCTATCCTTTGAAACTCTATGCTAGCCCCGAATATATCAAAAATTTTGGGCTGCCAAAAAGTACTAAAGACCTTGATAACCATCGAATTATTACATTCTCAACATTAAGAAAAAGCTTTTTAGGAAATGTAGATTGGCATCTTAATTTAGGGTGTGCCACAGGTGTTTCAAGAAAGCCTTTTTTACAAGTGAACTCGAGCCTTGCGTTAACGAGAGCTGCAGAACAAGGGCTTGGGATCATCTCAATGAATCCTCACTTTCCAGGGATAGGAAAATTAGTCGAAGTTCTACCTGAGATTGAAAAACATTGGGTTGATATCTATTATTCTTATCATCGGAGCCTTAAAAACTCTCGACGGATT
This region includes:
- a CDS encoding LysR family transcriptional regulator, yielding MDLEKLRVFYQVAKRGSISAAATSLKIAQSAISRSIAMLEEELDTQLFIRLGGAKGVIPSDSGQLLLNTAKKIFDLENLATIEIEDFNKEPAGTLKIITSLGTINFWLIEILSDFLKQYPKFNFILEGYNDVMVEFEAADADVAIGPLIANVPDLIQEYLMSYPLKLYASPEYIKNFGLPKSTKDLDNHRIITFSTLRKSFLGNVDWHLNLGCATGVSRKPFLQVNSSLALTRAAEQGLGIISMNPHFPGIGKLVEVLPEIEKHWVDIYYSYHRSLKNSRRIKAFQEYLTQNILSSGYCIKDSG